One window from the genome of Cloacibacillus sp. encodes:
- a CDS encoding ABC transporter ATP-binding protein, which translates to MEVRNLSCSFAGKNILSDISFDILKGEFAAVVGPNGAGKSTLLKCLGGLAPLAGGSVAVLGEPTASMSACRIARSIAWLHQNGAADMPYTVRQFAMLSRYPWRPVLSGESDEDRVIVEKMLKRAGADKYADRVLSTLSGGERQRALLAAALAQETEILFLDEPASFLDYSSQAEMLELIEAASSEGKTIVMVTHDINMALHGADRIIALKGGGLVWNGAAEDFLSCGMMNDIFGTDFVAFQNAGQMRPYVVPMGLVS; encoded by the coding sequence ATGGAGGTTAGGAACCTTTCCTGTTCCTTTGCCGGAAAAAATATTCTTTCCGATATTTCGTTCGACATCCTGAAGGGTGAGTTTGCCGCGGTCGTCGGCCCGAACGGGGCCGGAAAAAGCACTCTTCTTAAGTGTTTGGGAGGCCTTGCGCCCCTTGCGGGAGGAAGCGTCGCAGTCCTGGGAGAGCCTACCGCCTCCATGAGCGCGTGCCGCATAGCCCGCAGCATCGCGTGGCTCCATCAAAACGGAGCCGCGGATATGCCCTACACTGTGCGCCAGTTTGCCATGCTTTCCCGTTATCCTTGGCGTCCTGTACTGAGCGGAGAATCAGATGAAGACCGCGTCATCGTTGAGAAGATGTTAAAACGCGCCGGGGCCGACAAATATGCGGATAGGGTCCTTTCGACCCTTTCAGGGGGGGAGCGTCAGCGCGCTCTGCTTGCGGCGGCTCTTGCGCAGGAGACTGAGATACTTTTCCTCGACGAACCCGCGAGCTTCTTGGACTACAGCAGCCAGGCCGAGATGCTGGAGTTGATAGAGGCGGCATCGAGCGAAGGAAAGACGATAGTCATGGTCACTCATGATATCAATATGGCGCTTCACGGCGCGGACCGCATAATCGCGCTGAAAGGCGGAGGGCTGGTCTGGAACGGCGCGGCGGAGGATTTTCTTTCTTGCGGTATGATGAACGATATATTCGGCACGGATTTCGTAGCTTTCCAAAACGCGGGGCAGATGCGCCCCTATGTCGTGCCGATGGGGCTCGTGTCATGA
- a CDS encoding iron ABC transporter permease, producing MKRRLLVLYLLSALVLCASPFIGAYFISPDALFGGADPAASQILFELRIPRAALGWLTGATLAICGLIFQALFRNPLASPDMLGVSMGAALGAVAYIRLGISFALFGLISGLSFAAFTGAFLAIALLYAAGSFKRGGLSMGSLLLAGVALNFLFGSFNMMIQYTGGFADSFKMMRWTMGGLQTVGFASALASLPGLVIIGAVGWLVGPQLDLLVCGEDMAASRGVSVKNLRRLVFFFVSLVIGVSVALCGPIGFVGLMCPHIARALTGRSHRQLTISCAFFGGAFLVICDTAARAFWAPTEIPVGIITSAIGSSFFLWLLVKGRG from the coding sequence ATGAAGCGCCGCCTCTTGGTTCTCTATCTTCTTTCCGCGCTCGTTCTCTGCGCGTCGCCGTTTATCGGCGCGTACTTTATATCTCCCGACGCCCTCTTTGGAGGAGCGGACCCCGCGGCTTCGCAGATATTGTTTGAGCTGCGCATCCCGCGCGCCGCGCTAGGCTGGCTAACGGGCGCCACGCTCGCCATCTGCGGGCTTATCTTTCAGGCGCTGTTCAGAAATCCGCTCGCGTCGCCCGACATGCTCGGCGTCTCCATGGGCGCGGCTCTCGGCGCGGTCGCCTACATCAGGCTCGGTATATCGTTTGCCTTGTTCGGCCTCATCTCTGGACTCTCATTCGCCGCTTTTACCGGAGCTTTTCTTGCCATTGCCCTGCTGTATGCTGCGGGCAGTTTTAAAAGAGGCGGCCTTTCAATGGGCTCGCTGCTGCTTGCCGGCGTTGCTCTAAACTTTCTCTTTGGCAGTTTCAACATGATGATCCAATATACTGGCGGATTTGCAGACAGCTTCAAGATGATGAGATGGACGATGGGCGGCCTTCAGACGGTCGGCTTCGCCTCCGCTCTCGCCTCGCTGCCTGGGCTTGTCATTATCGGCGCTGTTGGGTGGCTTGTAGGACCGCAGCTTGACCTTCTCGTCTGCGGAGAGGATATGGCGGCCAGCCGCGGCGTATCTGTGAAAAATCTTCGCCGGCTGGTTTTCTTCTTTGTTTCGCTTGTAATAGGCGTAAGCGTCGCCCTCTGCGGCCCCATCGGTTTCGTCGGGCTGATGTGCCCGCATATTGCACGCGCGTTGACCGGCAGATCGCACAGGCAGCTTACGATAAGCTGCGCCTTCTTCGGAGGAGCCTTCCTCGTCATCTGCGACACCGCCGCGAGGGCCTTCTGGGCGCCCACGGAGATACCGGTAGGCATAATCACCTCGGCGATAGGCTCGTCGTTCTTTCTGTGGCTGCTAGTAAAGGGGCGGGGCTGA
- the cbiR gene encoding cobamide remodeling phosphodiesterase CbiR, whose amino-acid sequence MHPLRFPGVRLGGTSWVVPGAFSENMRVLSKEAQDMQLVLFDNQYGSNIPTQTEVRELAALRRDLDMSCTVHFPDDICLSTDAAERVRCEDSCLRIMELFAPLEPFAWILHLDGELFGRFPSADMPAWLEKSGGSLKRLADNIDEPAAICVETLDYNIEIACPLIEERGLSMCLDIGHLVRYGHPVLEQMRRYLPHTRCLHIHGVTEDGTDHVSMSSFDPALFRAIVSMLAQDGRERVMTLEVFENNYELSLEAIRKFISMEEKGGY is encoded by the coding sequence ATGCACCCGCTGCGTTTTCCCGGCGTGAGGCTGGGCGGCACCTCATGGGTCGTGCCGGGCGCTTTTTCCGAAAACATGCGTGTGCTCTCCAAAGAGGCGCAGGATATGCAGCTTGTACTCTTTGACAATCAATACGGTTCAAACATTCCAACGCAGACCGAGGTAAGAGAACTTGCCGCGCTGCGCCGCGACCTTGACATGAGCTGCACCGTTCATTTCCCGGACGACATCTGCCTTTCGACCGACGCCGCGGAGCGCGTGCGCTGCGAGGACTCTTGCCTCAGGATAATGGAGCTTTTCGCTCCGCTGGAGCCGTTCGCGTGGATACTGCATCTGGATGGGGAGCTTTTCGGACGTTTTCCAAGCGCGGATATGCCGGCGTGGCTTGAAAAAAGCGGCGGCTCACTTAAAAGGCTCGCGGACAACATCGACGAACCAGCCGCGATATGCGTCGAGACGCTTGACTACAACATAGAAATAGCCTGTCCGCTGATAGAGGAGCGCGGCCTTTCAATGTGCCTGGACATAGGGCATCTTGTCAGATACGGACACCCGGTGCTTGAACAGATGCGCCGTTACCTGCCGCACACGCGCTGCCTTCATATCCACGGCGTAACGGAAGACGGCACGGATCACGTCAGCATGAGCAGCTTCGACCCCGCGCTGTTTCGCGCGATCGTCTCGATGCTTGCGCAGGACGGCCGTGAACGCGTGATGACGCTTGAGGTCTTTGAAAATAATTACGAGCTTTCGCTCGAGGCCATAAGAAAATTTATATCAATGGAAGAAAAGGGAGGATATTGA